The following DNA comes from Nocardioides sp. JQ2195.
CCCTTCGCCTGGGCGGCGTTGGCCGAGCAGGCCGTCGACCAGGGCGCCGATGACGTCACCGTCTACGCCTACTCTCGGGTCGGCTACCACCGCTCCCTCGACATGCTGCGCCGCAACGGCTGGAAGGGCCACGGCCCGGTCCCGTGGGAGCACGAGCCGAACCGCGGCTTCCTGCGCTCACTGGCGCTTCTCGCCAAGTCGGCGAAGGCCATCGGCGAGCAGGCCGAGTGGGATCGCTGCTCGGAGTTCCTGCGCGACTCCAGCCCCACGGCGTACGCCGAGCTGCTGGGCTGAGCGCACGCCCTCGCGCGGGCGGCGTACGCCGGCCCTTGGGCGGTGCTGGTGCGTCAGGAGCCCAGGAGCGCGCGCACCCGGTCGGCGCCGAGGGCCACGATCAACGTCGGGAGGCGTGGTCCGCGGTCCTTGTCGACGAGCAGGTTGTAGAGCAGCTTGAAGAACGCCTTCTGGTCGGCCTTCACCTCGTCGGTCGGGGCATCGTCGACGGCCAGGCCGCGGGCGAGCTTCGGCACGCCGTAGACCACCGACGTCACCTCGTCGAGCTCCAGGGGCGAGGGCAACGTCTCCAGCAGCAGCGAGACCCAGCGCGACTCGTCGTCGGAGAGCGCAGCGAGCCGAGCGGTGTCGGGCGTCGCGCGCACCGTCGTGCGGTCCTCGGCGTCGACGAAGTCGGAGGTCCACTGCATCGCGCGGTCCAGGCGCGGCTGCAGGTCGTCGACCGAGTCGTGTGCGTGGCCGACCCGACCGATGATCTGGCTGATCATGTCGGCGGAGCCGGCGGTGACGTCGGCGACCGAGGCCAGCGTGCGGAACGGGACGACGACCTCGGGGGTCGGCAGGGTGCCGGCGGTGGTGGTCGCCGCGGCGCGCTCGAAGGCGAGCACCTGGGCGTCGCGCTTGTCGGGGTTCGCTGCCTTGCGGCCGAGCGCGTCCCACTCGTCGTAGAGGCGCACGACCTCGGGCCCGAACTCGACGTTGAAGGCCTGCTTGGGCTGGCGGCGCACGTAGAGCCAGCGCAGGATCGGGGCCTCGAGCACCTTGAGGGCGTCGGCCGCGGTCGGCACCCCTCCCCTGGAGGACGACATCTTCGCCATCCCGGCCACGCCCACGAACGAGTAGCCCACGAACGAGGGTGCCCGGCCGCCGTAGATCGCCTTCACCAGCTCCTTGCCGACCGTGTACGACGACCCGGGAGAGGCGTGGTCGACCCCGCCGGGCTCGAAGTCCACGCCCTCGAAGGCCCAGCGCATCGGCCAGTCGACCTTCCACACCAGCTTGCCCTCGCTCTGCGTGGCGAGGTTCGTGATGCCCTCGAAGGAACACGACTGGCAGGTGTAGGAGAGGTCGGTCGACTCGTCGTCGTACGCCGTGACGGTGGTGGTGTCCCGGCCGCAGTCGCGGCAGTAGGGCTTGTAGGGGAAGCGAGCCAGCAGGTCGTCACCGGTGGGCTCGTCCTCGACGGTCACGGAGTCGGCCAGTGCCACGGCCTCCTGCTCGGACTCGGCGACCGGGGCCGCGGCCTTGGTGCGGTAGCGGGCCAGCACCTGCTCGATGCGGTCGCGGTTGCGCACGGCGGTGAGGATCTGCTCGGTGTAGGTGCCGGACCGGTAGAGCTCGGTCTGCGAGAGCTCGTCCATCTCGACACCCATCGCGGCCAGGGCGTCCTGGAGCGGGGCCTTGAAGTGCGTGGCCCAGGAGTCGTGGCATCCCCACGGGTCCGGGACGGCCGAGAGCGGGCGCCCGATGTGCTCGTGCCACGACTCGTCGACCCCTGCCGGCACCTTGCGGAACCGGTCGTAGTCGTCCCACGAGTGCAGGTGGCGCACGTCGAGCCCGCGTGAGCGCAGCTCCTCGGCGACGAAGTGCACGGTCAGGAACTCACGCAGGTTGCCGAGGTGGATCGGGCCCGACGGGCTGGCTCCGGAGGCGACGGTGATCAGCTCGGCGTCGTCACCGGCATGGCGAACGGCGTCGTCGGCGGCCCGGGTCACCCAGTCGCTCGGGGTCTGTGGTCCGCCTCGTGCCATGGTGACGCGCTCCTGAAGGTTCGGGTGGGTTGGCCAAGGGGAAACGCTACCCGAGCCCTCCCGAACGCATGAATGGGCGACGAAATGGTCCCGCCCACAGCCCATTTCGACGCCCATCAGGCACGACTGAGCGGTCAAACCCCCCGCGATTCGACCGTTCTGTCTGCCTGCGCAGCACATCTTGGCACCGTTCCCGGCCGCTGTCCTGTCACAAATGGGCCAATGGCACTAACCTGCCAACCATGCCCCTGAGACGACTCGACGCGCTGGCCGTGCTCGGCATCTCGCCGTCGGAGGTGGACTGGCACCAACGGCTGCGACCGCACTCCGGCGTCTCGTTGGACGAGGCCGCGGCGGCACTCGAGATCGACCGCGAGGAGCTCGAACGGGTCCTCGAGCCGCTGGTCGCGGCGGGAGTGGCGGCCGTCAGCGACGACCAGCTGAGCGTGCCTGCCGGCTACGACCTGTTGGCCGAGGTGGTCGCCGCGGAGGCCGACCAGCTCCGGTCGGTGGTCGACCGGTTGGAACGGCTCCGCGTCTCGATCCCGGACGTCAGCGGGATGCTCGGCGACCAGCCGGCCGGACCGGGGTTGTCGGATGTCGAGCTGCGCGCCGGCCACGACGTGCACGCGACCCTGCGCGCCTGGGTATCGGAGTCCCGCGGGGACCTGATGTGGCTGCGCCCGGACCAGTGGAAGCTGCCCCAGGAGCCGGCGATGTCACGCGCCGTCCGGGCCGCCCTGGCCCGTGGCCAGCGCTCACGTGCGATCTACCCGGCTCGGGTGCTGGAGGAGGCGCCGCGCTCGCTCTTCGAGCGGATGGATGCGGGGGAGGAGGTCCGCCTGGTCCCCGAGGTGCCGAGCCGGATGGCGGTCGTGGCGGGTGTCGGCGCGGTGGTCCCGGAGGTGTGGGGGGTGGCCAACCAGCGACGCATCCTGCTCCGCCAGGTCGGCATGACCGCGGTGCTGGCCGAGCTCTTCGAGGAGATCTGGTCGCGAGCGGTCGTGGTTCCCGGAGCGGCCCGGGGCGACACGGACCGCCGCATGCTGCTGCAGCAGATGGGCCGTGGCATGCGCGACGAACAGATCGCGCGCACCATGGGCCTGAGCCTGCGGACCGTACGCCGTCGGGTCGCCGACCTGCTGCAGGAACTCGGTGTCGACACCCGCTTCCAGGCGGGTGTCGAAGCGGTGCGCCGCGGGTGGGTCTAGCGGGTGAGGGAGTAGGCGCCCGGCTCGACCCGCCAGGTCCGCCGGGTCTCCGGTCCGTGGATCTCGCCGTCGGCGCTGGTCCAGAACTCCTCACCGGCAACGGTGACCGTCGTGCCGCGCATGGTGAGCACGTCCTCGTGGGAGTCGTGCTCGCCGCGTGAGAGCAGGGTTGCGAAGTTGACCTTCGACCAGCCCTGGACGGCACGGGAGATCATCACGTCGATCGAGCCGTCGGTCGGCTCGGCGTCGGGGTTGAGGGTCGTCCCTCCGCCGACGTCGGAGCCGTTGCCGAGGGAGACCATCAGCACCGGCTGGTCGAGGTCGTTGACCACCTTGCCGTCCACCTCGACCTTCAGCCGCAGGACGTGCGGCCGGAGCGCGGCCAGGGCGGCGCCGATCGGATAGCCGATCTTGCCCAGCTTCACCTTGCCCAGCACGCCCTTGACGGCGGAGCCGAGGCGGCCGGCCTGGGCGCTGGCGCCGAGGTGCACGTTGTTGACCACGATGTCGCCGAACTCGTCGACCAGCAGGTCCGTGGGGGTGGGCTTGCCGTGCAGCACGAGACGGGCGGCCTTCGCGGGGTCCTCGGGGATCCCCGCACTGCGGGCGAAGTCGTTGCCGGTGCCCAGCGGGATCAGGCCGAGCACCTTGCCGGCCAGCTCGTTGCGCCGGTGCAGGGCGGCCACGACGGCGTGGATGCTGCCGTCCCCGCCGGCGATCACGATGCGACGGGATCCGGCGCGGTGCAGCACGCCGTCGAGCTCGCCGGGGTTCGACGTCTCGGCGATCTCGACACTGCACTCGGCGCGGAGGACGTCGAGGGCCAGCTCGAGATTGGCCTGGTCGGAGCTCCCGGCCTGGGAGTTGGTGATCAGCAGCAATGGTTCCACGATCCGTGACCCTACCGTCGGCTTTGGTAACGTGTGGTCGCAAGAGCCCGTTTCAGCACTTGCGCTGTTGCCGGGCTGTTTCCATGTCTACGGAGGGGGCACTCCATGCCCGCGATCATCGTTCTGGGCGCCCAGTGGGGCGACGAAGGCAAGGGCAAGGCGACCGACCTGCTCGCGCAGGACACGGCCATCGACTACGTCGTCCGCACCAGCGGCGGCCACAACGCCGGCCACACCATCGTGGTGAACGGCGAGAAGTTCGCCACCCACCTGCTGCCCAGCGGCATCCTCACCCCGGGCGCCACCTCCGTGATCGCCAACGGCGTCGTGGTCTCTCCCGAGGCGCTCTTCCGTGAGCTCGACGGCCTGATCGAGCGTGGCGTCGAGGTGGCCGACCTGAAGGTCAGCGCCAACGCCCACGTCATCGCGTCCTACCACTCCACGATCGACAAGGTCTCCGAGCGCTTCCTCGGCAAGAACAACATCGGCACGACGGGGCGCGGCATCGGGCCGGCGTACTCCGACAAGGTGAACCGCTACGGCGTGCGCGTCGCGGACCTCTTCGACGAGAAGATCCTGCGCGAGAAGATCGAGGCCGCACTCGACGTGCGCAACCACCTGCTCACCAAGGTCTACAACCGCCGGGCGATCGAGGTCGACGCGGTCGTCGAGGAGCTCACCCAGTACGTCGACCGGCTGCGGCCGATGGTCGCCGACACGTCGCTGCTGCTCAACCAGGCGCTCGACGCCGACAAGACGGTGCTCTTCGAGGGCGCCCAGGCGACGATGCTCGACGTCGACCACGGCACCTACCCGTTCGTGACCAGCAGCAACCCGGTCTCCGGCGGGGTGTGCGTGGGCGCCGGGGTCGGGCCGACCCGCATCGACCGGGTGATCGGCGTGATCAAGGCCTACACGACGCGCGTCGGGTCCGGTCCGTTCCCGACCGAGCTGTTCGACGACGACGGCGTGAAGCTGCAGACGCTCGGCGGTGAGATCGGTGTCTCCACCGGCCGCACCCGTCGCTGCGGGTGGTACGACTCGGTGATCGCGCGCTACACCACCCGGGTCAACGGGCTCACCGAGTTCTTCCTGACCAAGCTCGACATCCTCGGCGACTGGGAACGCATCCCGGTGTGCGTGGCCTACGAGATCGACGGCCAGCGGGTCGACGAGATGCCGATGACGCAGACCGAGTTCCACCACGCCACGCCGATCTATGAGTTCTTCGACGGCTGGGGGACCGACATCTCCGGCTGCCGTCGCTTCGAGGACCTGCCGAAGAACGCGCAGGTCTACGTGAAGGCGCTCGAGGAGCTCAGCGGTGCGCCGTTCTGGGGTGTCGGTGTCGGACCGGGTCGCGAGCAGACGATCGTGGTCCACGACAGCTGACGCCGGGGTCAGGTGATGTTGTCGGTCACGATCGACCAGGTCTCGTCGCACTCCTTGTTGAGGCAGGCGACCTCGGCCCAGCGGGAGGGCGCCCGGAACGACTCGCCCGTGGACAGGGCGACGTCGAGACGCACGTGGGTCTCGGTGTTGCTGCGCTGCAGCACGGCGTCCGACTTCCCGTCACCGTCGACGTCGACCAGGGCCAGGGCCGCAGTCCCCTCAGGGTCGCCGACGGGGTCGGTGGCCCAGTCCTCGCCCTCGGAGAGGGCATCGTCCTCGAACCGGTGCACGCGCAGGATGCCGGGAACGTCACGCACCAGGACCACCACCTCTTCGGTCCCGTCCCCGTCGAGGTCGGCCACGTCGACGGGTGGCGGAACCGGGCCGTCGAAGGGCGTCGCCTGCCCGGCGCTCGCCGGGGCGAACCCGGAACCGTCGGAGCGCAGCACCCGCAGCTCCGCCTCCGGACCGTCCTCGCCCGCGTGGGTGCGACGCAGGACCAGGTCGTCGCGCCGGTCGCCGTCGACATCACCGGCCACCATCACCTCGCCGTAGCCGGCCCAGCCCGCGATGGTGCCGGCCGGGGTGGGCTGCGCGAAACCGTTGTCGGTGGCCACGGCCAGCTCGAGCTCGAGCGTGGACCGGGCATCGTCGGGCCGGCGTGCCCAGGTCAGCAGCAGGTCGTCGAGGCCGTCGCCGTTGACGTCGGCCATCACCGGGAACGCGTCGTCGCGGTGGCCGCGCCGACCGAAGGCGACGCCGGACTGGGTGCCGTCGCTGCTGATGACGGTGACGTCGAGCCCCTTGGTCTCCAGGTTGTCGTCGATCGCCACCACGTCGTCGTGCCCGTCGCCGTCCACGTCTCCACGCACCATGTAGCCGTCGGGCTGAGACGTCCGCCGGGGCTCGGCGAAGGACGTGCCCGTGGAGCGGACCAGGAAGTTGCGGCCCTCCTTGTACTTGCTGCCCCAGTTGAACCAGCGGAAGACCAGGTCGCCCCGGCCGTCACCGTCGACGTCACCCTGGATCGCGGCGGGCTCCTGCCCGGGCGGCTGGTCATCGCCCTGCTGACGCCACACGGCGTACGACGCCCCGGCGACGAGGGCGAGCGCGAGCAGCGCAGCGACCGGCCACCGCGGGGCGCCGGGCCGCTGGCGGGACGTGCCGGAGCGGGAACCGTCGCGCACGGCCGTCCCGGTGCCGTCGGGTGCGTGGGTGGGGCCTTCCGGGGCGACCAGTGCGCGGTCGCCGAGGCGGGTCAGGGAGAGCAGGTCGACGCGGAACTCAGCGGCCGTCGGATAGCGGTCGGCGGGATCCTTGGCCAGGGCCTTGGCGAGGACGGCGTTCACCCGGGTCGTCGCAGGGTCGTCGCCGATGAACTGGGGCACCGGGTCCCGGACCTGGGCCAGGGCGACCTCGACGTCGGAGCCGGCGTACGGCGCGTGGCCGGTCAGCGTGGCCCACAGCACGCAGCCGAGGGCGTAGATGTCGGAGCGCGCGGTCCCCGGGTCGCCCTTGGTGCGCTCGGGTGCCAGCCAGGCCCAGCTGCCGGCGACACCGCCGGTCTGGGTGAGGCCGGTGCTGCCGGCATGGGCGATGCCGAAGTCGCACAGGTAGGCGAAGGGCTCGGACCCGCTGCTGTCGAGGGGGCTCTCGCGCAGCAGCACGTTGCTCGGCTTCACGTCGCGGTGCACGACGCCGGCCCGGTGGGCGTCGGAGAGTGCCTCGGCGATCTGCGCGGACACGTTCGCGGCGCGGGTCAGCGACAGGCTCCCGGTCTCGCGCAACAGGTCGGAGAGGTCGCCGCCCCGGACGAACTGGGTGGCGATCCACGGGACGCCGTCCTCGACGCCGTGGTCCAGGATCGCGATCACGTGGGGGGAGTCGAGACGGGCCATGATGTCGGCCTCGCGCTCGAAGCGCTGGGTGAACGCGTCGTCCCCGGTCAGCCGGCCGGCCATCACCTTCAGCGCCACCGTGCGGTTCAGGTGCGTGTCGGTGGCCCGGAAGACCACGCCCATGCCGCCCATGCCGATGCGCTCGTCGATGCGGTAGCGACCGAAGCGGGTGCCGGGAGCAGGAGTGTTCAGCGACATGACGGCCCCATCCTGCCCCACGCCGGTCGACGAGAAACGCACCGTAGGATCGACACCCGTGAAGACTCTCGTGATCGGCAGCGGA
Coding sequences within:
- a CDS encoding diacylglycerol kinase family protein, which gives rise to MEPLLLITNSQAGSSDQANLELALDVLRAECSVEIAETSNPGELDGVLHRAGSRRIVIAGGDGSIHAVVAALHRRNELAGKVLGLIPLGTGNDFARSAGIPEDPAKAARLVLHGKPTPTDLLVDEFGDIVVNNVHLGASAQAGRLGSAVKGVLGKVKLGKIGYPIGAALAALRPHVLRLKVEVDGKVVNDLDQPVLMVSLGNGSDVGGGTTLNPDAEPTDGSIDVMISRAVQGWSKVNFATLLSRGEHDSHEDVLTMRGTTVTVAGEEFWTSADGEIHGPETRRTWRVEPGAYSLTR
- a CDS encoding adenylosuccinate synthase; translation: MPAIIVLGAQWGDEGKGKATDLLAQDTAIDYVVRTSGGHNAGHTIVVNGEKFATHLLPSGILTPGATSVIANGVVVSPEALFRELDGLIERGVEVADLKVSANAHVIASYHSTIDKVSERFLGKNNIGTTGRGIGPAYSDKVNRYGVRVADLFDEKILREKIEAALDVRNHLLTKVYNRRAIEVDAVVEELTQYVDRLRPMVADTSLLLNQALDADKTVLFEGAQATMLDVDHGTYPFVTSSNPVSGGVCVGAGVGPTRIDRVIGVIKAYTTRVGSGPFPTELFDDDGVKLQTLGGEIGVSTGRTRRCGWYDSVIARYTTRVNGLTEFFLTKLDILGDWERIPVCVAYEIDGQRVDEMPMTQTEFHHATPIYEFFDGWGTDISGCRRFEDLPKNAQVYVKALEELSGAPFWGVGVGPGREQTIVVHDS
- a CDS encoding response regulator transcription factor is translated as MPLRRLDALAVLGISPSEVDWHQRLRPHSGVSLDEAAAALEIDREELERVLEPLVAAGVAAVSDDQLSVPAGYDLLAEVVAAEADQLRSVVDRLERLRVSIPDVSGMLGDQPAGPGLSDVELRAGHDVHATLRAWVSESRGDLMWLRPDQWKLPQEPAMSRAVRAALARGQRSRAIYPARVLEEAPRSLFERMDAGEEVRLVPEVPSRMAVVAGVGAVVPEVWGVANQRRILLRQVGMTAVLAELFEEIWSRAVVVPGAARGDTDRRMLLQQMGRGMRDEQIARTMGLSLRTVRRRVADLLQELGVDTRFQAGVEAVRRGWV
- a CDS encoding DUF3151 domain-containing protein encodes the protein MSHVDLMAGPPPTHLPEDPAAAELAGGAAPVEVVRSRPESPFAWAALAEQAVDQGADDVTVYAYSRVGYHRSLDMLRRNGWKGHGPVPWEHEPNRGFLRSLALLAKSAKAIGEQAEWDRCSEFLRDSSPTAYAELLG
- a CDS encoding serine/threonine-protein kinase; translation: MSLNTPAPGTRFGRYRIDERIGMGGMGVVFRATDTHLNRTVALKVMAGRLTGDDAFTQRFEREADIMARLDSPHVIAILDHGVEDGVPWIATQFVRGGDLSDLLRETGSLSLTRAANVSAQIAEALSDAHRAGVVHRDVKPSNVLLRESPLDSSGSEPFAYLCDFGIAHAGSTGLTQTGGVAGSWAWLAPERTKGDPGTARSDIYALGCVLWATLTGHAPYAGSDVEVALAQVRDPVPQFIGDDPATTRVNAVLAKALAKDPADRYPTAAEFRVDLLSLTRLGDRALVAPEGPTHAPDGTGTAVRDGSRSGTSRQRPGAPRWPVAALLALALVAGASYAVWRQQGDDQPPGQEPAAIQGDVDGDGRGDLVFRWFNWGSKYKEGRNFLVRSTGTSFAEPRRTSQPDGYMVRGDVDGDGHDDVVAIDDNLETKGLDVTVISSDGTQSGVAFGRRGHRDDAFPVMADVNGDGLDDLLLTWARRPDDARSTLELELAVATDNGFAQPTPAGTIAGWAGYGEVMVAGDVDGDRRDDLVLRRTHAGEDGPEAELRVLRSDGSGFAPASAGQATPFDGPVPPPVDVADLDGDGTEEVVVLVRDVPGILRVHRFEDDALSEGEDWATDPVGDPEGTAALALVDVDGDGKSDAVLQRSNTETHVRLDVALSTGESFRAPSRWAEVACLNKECDETWSIVTDNIT
- the lysS gene encoding lysine--tRNA ligase; the protein is MARGGPQTPSDWVTRAADDAVRHAGDDAELITVASGASPSGPIHLGNLREFLTVHFVAEELRSRGLDVRHLHSWDDYDRFRKVPAGVDESWHEHIGRPLSAVPDPWGCHDSWATHFKAPLQDALAAMGVEMDELSQTELYRSGTYTEQILTAVRNRDRIEQVLARYRTKAAAPVAESEQEAVALADSVTVEDEPTGDDLLARFPYKPYCRDCGRDTTTVTAYDDESTDLSYTCQSCSFEGITNLATQSEGKLVWKVDWPMRWAFEGVDFEPGGVDHASPGSSYTVGKELVKAIYGGRAPSFVGYSFVGVAGMAKMSSSRGGVPTAADALKVLEAPILRWLYVRRQPKQAFNVEFGPEVVRLYDEWDALGRKAANPDKRDAQVLAFERAAATTTAGTLPTPEVVVPFRTLASVADVTAGSADMISQIIGRVGHAHDSVDDLQPRLDRAMQWTSDFVDAEDRTTVRATPDTARLAALSDDESRWVSLLLETLPSPLELDEVTSVVYGVPKLARGLAVDDAPTDEVKADQKAFFKLLYNLLVDKDRGPRLPTLIVALGADRVRALLGS